In the genome of Gloeotrichia echinulata CP02, one region contains:
- a CDS encoding TauD/TfdA family dioxygenase: MPTLTLTEFKITPLDAPLGAVVTGLDASQAVPPEVILQLKQTLRDRHILIFKEQKLFDDQLFNFSLYFGDLFVPSDETPVLASKPGETPVVIPISNVDGGYTGTGELTFHSDHKWTPRPSSGSLLYALEIPSVGGNTYWLNTNLAYEALDEATKERIADLQLITYNPFLQDRSQPRSLYRLDKTIPLISPVFPHPLVRTHPETGKKHLYLDAATEVEIVGLEPETGAALIEQLRQHLTQHQFYYQHKWSVGDIVYWDNQATLHYREAFDPNERRVLKRVSLAGSRPF; encoded by the coding sequence ATGCCTACCTTAACTTTGACAGAATTTAAAATCACTCCCCTGGATGCACCTTTGGGAGCCGTAGTTACTGGACTTGATGCTAGTCAAGCTGTGCCACCAGAGGTAATATTACAACTGAAGCAAACTTTGCGCGATCGCCACATTTTGATTTTCAAAGAACAAAAGTTATTTGATGATCAACTTTTCAATTTTTCTTTGTACTTTGGCGACCTATTTGTACCATCTGATGAAACTCCGGTGCTAGCTTCTAAACCAGGAGAAACTCCGGTCGTGATTCCTATTTCCAATGTTGATGGTGGCTATACTGGTACTGGAGAATTAACTTTTCATTCTGACCATAAATGGACTCCGCGCCCTTCTAGTGGTTCCCTTCTCTACGCATTAGAAATACCTTCTGTTGGCGGAAATACTTATTGGTTAAATACCAATTTGGCTTATGAGGCTTTAGATGAAGCCACCAAAGAACGAATTGCTGACTTGCAATTGATTACCTACAACCCATTTTTGCAAGACCGCAGCCAGCCTCGTTCTCTGTACCGTTTAGACAAAACTATTCCCTTAATTAGTCCTGTCTTTCCCCATCCTCTAGTTCGGACTCACCCTGAAACTGGCAAAAAACATCTATATTTGGATGCTGCTACAGAAGTCGAAATTGTCGGTTTAGAACCAGAAACAGGCGCAGCATTGATTGAACAATTGCGTCAGCATCTGACTCAGCACCAATTCTACTATCAACACAAATGGTCTGTAGGCGATATTGTTTATTGGGATAATCAAGCTACCTTGCACTACCGTGAAGCTTTTGATCCAAATGAGCGACGGGTTCTGAAGCGGGTTAGCCTTGCTGGTAGTCGTCCTTTTTAG
- a CDS encoding aliphatic sulfonate ABC transporter substrate-binding protein: protein MLDLKVNFESWNRQRKTRRSVLFALGYSLVLSTTLFGCSTATNTPGQQVATPDSTKTPNTTTTDKKVVRIVRSKQLSALAILEKKGDLEKRLEPLGFKVEWPEFAAGPQQLEALNAGGLDIASTAESPPIFSQAAGADLVYLATTTPSGKAISLLVPVNSPVKSIADLKGKKIAFQKASIGHYLLVKALENAGLKLTDVQSIFLPPPDANVAFSQGKVDGWFIWDPFVTRAEQKKIGRVLLDGGKLRDTGNFYSTSRQFYQSNPEVIKIFLEELEKAEIWTKEHPQEVAQILAPVTQLDPPTLEKLHSKYDYGLLPITEKTITKQQEVADKWFSLGLIPKKVDVKVGFLTPEEYAKITPKEVLDKKP from the coding sequence ATGCTAGATTTGAAAGTAAACTTTGAATCCTGGAATCGTCAGCGAAAAACTCGTCGTTCTGTTTTGTTTGCTTTGGGCTATTCTCTAGTATTATCAACTACTCTGTTTGGTTGCAGTACAGCAACGAATACACCAGGACAGCAAGTAGCCACACCTGATAGCACCAAAACGCCAAACACGACAACAACTGACAAGAAAGTAGTGCGTATTGTGCGTTCTAAACAACTCTCTGCTCTAGCAATTCTAGAAAAAAAGGGTGATTTAGAAAAAAGATTGGAACCGCTGGGTTTTAAAGTAGAATGGCCTGAATTTGCTGCTGGACCACAACAACTAGAAGCCCTAAATGCAGGCGGACTTGACATTGCATCCACAGCAGAATCACCTCCTATCTTTTCACAAGCAGCCGGGGCAGATCTTGTATATCTAGCTACTACAACCCCTAGTGGTAAAGCCATCTCACTTTTAGTTCCGGTTAACTCTCCGGTTAAAAGTATTGCTGACTTGAAAGGTAAAAAAATTGCTTTCCAAAAAGCATCTATCGGTCACTACCTTTTGGTGAAAGCATTGGAAAATGCGGGGCTAAAACTTACAGATGTACAGTCAATTTTCCTCCCTCCACCAGATGCGAATGTGGCGTTTAGTCAGGGTAAGGTTGATGGCTGGTTTATTTGGGACCCATTCGTGACTAGGGCTGAACAGAAAAAAATTGGTCGTGTTTTACTAGATGGGGGTAAATTGCGAGATACTGGCAATTTTTACTCAACCTCACGCCAGTTTTATCAGTCAAATCCTGAAGTGATTAAAATCTTTCTAGAGGAACTAGAAAAAGCAGAAATCTGGACTAAAGAGCATCCTCAAGAAGTAGCACAAATACTCGCACCTGTAACTCAACTTGACCCACCCACCCTAGAAAAATTGCATAGCAAGTACGATTATGGGCTGTTACCAATTACAGAAAAAACCATCACCAAGCAACAAGAAGTTGCAGACAAATGGTTCAGTCTTGGTCTAATACCCAAAAAAGTGGATGTTAAAGTTGGGTTTTTGACACCTGAAGAGTACGCCAAGATTACTCCCAAAGAAGTGCTAGACAAGAAACCATAG
- a CDS encoding methyltransferase domain-containing protein, which translates to MKTLPSYDPTLFEGAAELYAQYRTKYPPQLFNKLTEIFNLNGEGRLLDLGTGPGLIAIPLRTKFEDVVAIDPDPDMLQEAQRQAASVGANNITWLEQGAELINPSLGIFKLATIGRAFHWMERELVLEKLYKLLSDDGALALLGINESPWNSSLSWKQAALGVVKKWLGEKRRTGQRGQGFRTTELDPPHHVLIANSAFARQEVYEVPFEKSWTVSSYLGYLYTTAFSLKIFYGDNAPQFEADLKEALLAVEPSGHFTEEITATILVAWKH; encoded by the coding sequence ATGAAAACACTTCCTAGCTATGATCCAACATTATTTGAGGGTGCAGCTGAACTCTACGCTCAATACAGAACCAAGTACCCACCTCAACTATTCAATAAACTAACTGAAATATTTAATCTGAATGGTGAAGGAAGACTCCTTGACTTAGGTACTGGTCCTGGATTAATAGCAATTCCTCTGCGAACAAAATTTGAGGATGTAGTCGCCATTGATCCTGACCCAGATATGCTGCAAGAAGCACAAAGACAAGCAGCATCGGTAGGGGCAAATAATATTACTTGGTTAGAGCAAGGAGCCGAACTGATTAATCCTAGTTTAGGGATATTTAAACTAGCTACGATTGGTAGAGCTTTTCACTGGATGGAACGCGAACTGGTACTTGAAAAGCTTTATAAATTGCTTTCTGATGATGGTGCGTTAGCTCTACTTGGTATTAATGAAAGCCCTTGGAATAGCTCTCTATCCTGGAAACAAGCAGCCCTAGGAGTAGTGAAAAAATGGTTAGGTGAAAAACGACGCACCGGACAAAGAGGACAAGGCTTTCGGACAACTGAACTCGATCCCCCCCATCATGTGTTAATTGCCAATTCAGCCTTTGCTCGTCAAGAAGTATATGAAGTCCCGTTTGAGAAATCTTGGACAGTTTCTAGCTATCTTGGCTATCTCTACACCACAGCTTTTTCTCTCAAGATTTTTTATGGTGATAATGCGCCACAATTTGAGGCAGATCTCAAGGAAGCACTTTTGGCGGTAGAGCCTTCAGGACATTTCACCGAAGAAATCACAGCAACAATTTTAGTTGCTTGGAAACATTAA
- a CDS encoding 4Fe-4S binding protein: protein MIELVSESRCITCNICVSVCPTNVFDIVPDAPPTIARQSDCQTCFMCELYCPVDALYVAPETDLQTIVNEAELAQTGLLGSYRENIGWGRKRTPTAKTDQTYKIIK from the coding sequence GTGATTGAGTTGGTCAGCGAATCGCGGTGCATTACGTGCAATATCTGCGTCAGCGTTTGCCCAACGAATGTTTTTGATATTGTACCTGATGCCCCACCAACCATTGCCCGACAAAGTGATTGCCAAACCTGTTTCATGTGCGAATTATATTGCCCAGTTGACGCCCTTTATGTAGCACCAGAAACTGATCTACAGACCATAGTCAACGAAGCAGAATTAGCCCAAACAGGTCTGCTAGGTAGTTATCGCGAAAACATCGGCTGGGGGCGTAAACGTACACCCACAGCCAAAACAGATCAAACCTACAAAATTATCAAGTAG
- a CDS encoding FAD-binding protein gives MLRTLTTDSELNLAADVLVIGGGPAGTWAAWSAAASGARVVLVDKGYCGTSGCAAASGNGVWYVPPQEEAREAAIASRESLGGFLANRQWMNRVLDQTYANVNQLAEWGYPFPVDDDGKPARRSLQGPEYMRLMRKQIKRAGVQILDHSPALELLVDADGAVGGATGVNRQTGGKWKVRSHAVIIATGGCAFLSKALGCNVLTGDGYLMAAEAGAEMSGMEFSNAYGISPAFSSVTKTLFYNWATFTYEDGTPIPGAGSQKGRSVIAQTLLTQPVYAILDKATEQMRPSMRLAQPNFFLPFDRAGIDPFTQRFPVTLRLEGTVRGTGGIRITDETCATSVPGLYAAGDAATRELICGGFTGGGSHNAAWAISSGYWSGDYAAKYAQSLGEKVTQRHVQGVGEAAFTSKKETPQNFATNEIIQAVQSEVFPYDRNLFRTEQGLTASLSRLNHLWEEIRDSQVQEETQLIRAREAAAMVATARWMYSSALERKETRGMHKHLDYPEQDASQHHYLISGGLDEVWVKTATLNSVEPSKAKIGVLA, from the coding sequence ATGCTGAGAACTTTAACAACCGATAGTGAACTAAATTTAGCAGCAGATGTGCTTGTGATTGGCGGAGGTCCAGCAGGTACCTGGGCTGCGTGGAGTGCGGCGGCTAGTGGTGCGAGGGTTGTCCTTGTAGATAAAGGATATTGTGGTACAAGTGGATGCGCGGCGGCGTCTGGTAATGGCGTATGGTATGTGCCACCGCAAGAAGAAGCAAGAGAAGCGGCGATCGCGAGTCGGGAATCCTTGGGTGGATTTTTAGCGAACCGTCAGTGGATGAATCGGGTACTGGATCAGACCTATGCGAACGTGAATCAGTTAGCAGAGTGGGGATATCCCTTTCCTGTTGACGACGATGGTAAACCAGCTCGGCGATCGCTCCAAGGGCCAGAGTACATGCGGCTGATGCGGAAGCAGATCAAACGAGCAGGAGTACAGATTTTAGACCACAGCCCGGCGTTAGAACTGCTGGTAGATGCAGATGGAGCCGTTGGGGGCGCAACGGGAGTCAACCGTCAAACTGGTGGTAAATGGAAAGTGCGATCGCACGCTGTCATCATTGCCACTGGTGGTTGTGCCTTCTTAAGCAAAGCGTTAGGATGTAACGTCCTAACAGGGGATGGTTACCTAATGGCAGCAGAGGCTGGAGCCGAGATGTCAGGCATGGAATTTTCCAATGCTTACGGCATCTCTCCCGCCTTTTCTTCAGTTACCAAAACCCTGTTCTACAACTGGGCAACCTTTACCTACGAAGATGGTACCCCAATTCCTGGGGCAGGTTCTCAAAAAGGACGATCTGTAATTGCTCAGACATTGCTTACCCAACCAGTGTACGCCATCTTAGACAAAGCAACTGAGCAAATGCGCCCTTCTATGCGGTTAGCGCAACCCAACTTCTTCTTACCCTTTGACCGTGCAGGGATTGATCCCTTTACCCAACGCTTCCCCGTGACTCTGCGCCTAGAAGGTACTGTGCGCGGTACAGGTGGAATTCGGATTACCGATGAAACCTGTGCCACCTCCGTACCCGGACTCTACGCCGCCGGCGATGCAGCCACAAGAGAACTGATTTGTGGCGGCTTTACTGGTGGTGGTAGTCACAACGCAGCCTGGGCAATTTCATCAGGTTACTGGTCGGGAGATTATGCCGCCAAATATGCTCAAAGCCTTGGCGAAAAGGTAACTCAGCGCCACGTTCAGGGAGTTGGGGAAGCCGCATTTACTTCTAAAAAAGAAACTCCGCAAAACTTTGCTACCAATGAAATTATCCAAGCTGTTCAAAGCGAAGTATTCCCCTACGATCGCAACTTATTCCGTACAGAACAAGGCTTAACCGCGTCGCTTTCCAGACTAAATCACCTCTGGGAAGAAATTCGTGATAGCCAAGTTCAGGAAGAAACCCAGCTGATTCGGGCGCGGGAAGCAGCAGCAATGGTAGCCACAGCCCGCTGGATGTACAGCAGCGCTTTGGAACGCAAAGAAACTCGCGGTATGCACAAACACTTAGACTATCCCGAACAAGATGCTAGTCAACATCATTACCTGATTAGCGGCGGTTTGGATGAAGTCTGGGTGAAAACTGCAACCCTAAACAGCGTCGAACCATCAAAAGCCAAAATAGGAGTACTAGCGTGA
- a CDS encoding iron uptake porin yields MPKVLWNYLLVIPTFFSGVLVLSTVANAAEIQPTTESEQSVKSLILESAPITVAQKIQPESTPAAPTAVVANDSIGQVTSVSQLSDVKPTDWAFQALQSLVERYGVITGLPNGTFQGNRALTRYEFAAGLNAALDRLNELIATTTEDSVSRTDFATLQKLQEYFADELTAIRGRVDKLEARTAKLESNQFSTTTRLQGDAIFILGDTFGKKVGSRKDETNAFTGYRVRLALQTSFTGKDQLTTSLTGSNIPVLNPTITGTHQTRFAVEGSAPLYSDGSVFLDRLYYRFPVGKKLNVWVGARALQPAVFTPTLNPLVGGLNGATSRFSSFNHTVYRPGFDGAGAAVAYKFNNQLQFNAGYIADNNFANSPAAGNGLFSGNHLALGQLTFSPNRQLDVGLTYTRKYFGANNPLNVTGGTGTAKAFQPFEKNATSSDNFGLQFNWKASSAVHVGGWFGYTLAHQESGGKNDATIINTAVTLAFPDLFQKGNLGGLVIGIPPKVTSNNYTIAGVRREDKDTSLHLEAFYTFKLNDNISVTPDLFVVTNPEGNSANNAVWVGSVRTTFTF; encoded by the coding sequence ATGCCTAAAGTTTTGTGGAATTATTTGCTAGTAATCCCAACCTTTTTCAGTGGAGTCTTAGTCCTGTCAACGGTTGCGAATGCGGCTGAAATTCAACCGACAACTGAATCTGAACAATCAGTAAAATCACTTATATTAGAAAGCGCACCGATTACCGTTGCTCAAAAAATTCAGCCTGAATCAACTCCAGCTGCACCCACAGCAGTAGTTGCTAATGACTCCATCGGACAAGTCACATCTGTATCGCAACTGTCTGATGTCAAGCCTACAGATTGGGCATTTCAGGCGCTTCAGTCTCTAGTTGAGCGCTACGGTGTGATTACAGGCTTGCCAAATGGCACATTCCAAGGAAATCGTGCCCTCACTCGTTATGAGTTTGCAGCTGGCTTAAATGCAGCACTTGACCGCCTCAATGAACTGATTGCTACGACTACGGAAGATTCAGTTTCGCGCACAGACTTTGCTACCTTGCAAAAACTGCAAGAATATTTTGCCGACGAACTGACAGCAATACGTGGCAGAGTTGATAAGTTAGAAGCGCGGACAGCGAAGCTAGAAAGCAATCAGTTTTCTACCACTACCAGACTGCAAGGCGACGCGATATTTATACTGGGCGATACCTTTGGCAAGAAAGTAGGTAGTAGAAAGGATGAAACTAATGCCTTTACTGGCTACCGTGTCAGACTTGCCCTGCAAACTAGCTTCACTGGTAAAGACCAGTTGACTACTAGTTTAACTGGAAGCAATATTCCTGTCTTGAATCCCACCATTACAGGAACTCACCAAACCCGGTTTGCTGTAGAGGGTTCAGCACCTCTTTACTCAGATGGCAGTGTGTTCCTCGACCGCTTATATTATCGTTTCCCTGTTGGCAAGAAGCTCAATGTTTGGGTAGGTGCTAGAGCATTGCAACCGGCTGTTTTTACTCCTACATTGAATCCCTTAGTTGGTGGTCTAAATGGTGCTACCTCCAGGTTTTCATCATTCAACCATACTGTTTACCGACCTGGCTTTGATGGGGCTGGTGCTGCTGTAGCCTATAAGTTCAACAATCAATTGCAATTCAACGCCGGTTACATAGCAGATAACAATTTTGCGAATAGTCCTGCAGCTGGTAACGGACTTTTCAGTGGGAACCATTTGGCACTCGGTCAACTAACCTTCTCACCCAACCGTCAGCTAGATGTTGGTCTTACCTACACTCGCAAATACTTTGGTGCGAATAATCCTTTAAACGTCACTGGCGGTACAGGTACTGCTAAGGCTTTTCAACCTTTTGAAAAGAATGCCACCTCATCCGATAACTTCGGATTGCAATTTAACTGGAAAGCTAGCTCTGCGGTGCATGTAGGTGGTTGGTTTGGTTATACACTCGCCCATCAAGAAAGTGGTGGTAAAAACGATGCGACCATAATTAATACTGCTGTGACTTTGGCTTTTCCAGACCTGTTTCAAAAAGGCAACCTGGGTGGGTTAGTGATTGGTATACCACCTAAAGTCACTAGCAATAATTATACAATTGCTGGAGTACGTCGAGAAGACAAAGATACCTCTTTACATCTAGAGGCTTTCTATACCTTCAAACTGAATGACAACATTAGTGTTACCCCAGATTTGTTTGTAGTTACCAACCCAGAAGGTAATTCTGCCAACAATGCTGTTTGGGTAGGTTCTGTTCGCACCACCTTTACTTTCTAG
- the ssuC gene encoding aliphatic sulfonate ABC transporter permease SsuC gives MTTTINPKNGIALNVFLNNKQVKQLLPWAVPVFILVTWQLLVEFGFLSTRILPAPTSVVITAVNLALSGELFRNIAISAARAISGLIIGGSIGLALGFLNGIFPLAETLFDTSVQMIRNIPNLALIPLVILWFGIGDVARLFLTSLGVFFPMYINTFYGIRNVDRGLIEMGQVYGLNSRELLTQIIIPGSLSSILVGLRYALGIMWLTLIVAETIAADSGIGYMAMNAREFMQTDVVVLSLILYALLGKLADVGARALESKWLAWNPNYRRS, from the coding sequence ATGACTACTACCATCAATCCAAAAAACGGCATAGCGCTGAACGTATTCCTCAACAATAAGCAAGTCAAGCAGTTACTTCCTTGGGCTGTACCAGTCTTCATACTTGTGACTTGGCAACTGCTCGTAGAATTTGGTTTCCTCTCTACGAGAATTTTACCAGCACCGACCAGCGTAGTCATCACAGCAGTTAATTTAGCCCTCTCTGGAGAATTATTCCGCAATATTGCCATTAGTGCTGCACGTGCTATTTCTGGTTTAATTATCGGTGGCAGTATCGGTTTAGCATTAGGCTTTCTCAATGGAATTTTTCCCCTAGCTGAAACCTTATTTGATACTTCCGTGCAAATGATTCGGAATATCCCCAATTTGGCATTAATTCCCCTAGTGATTTTGTGGTTTGGCATCGGCGATGTCGCTAGATTATTTCTGACATCATTGGGTGTATTTTTTCCCATGTACATCAATACCTTTTATGGCATTCGCAATGTGGATCGGGGATTGATTGAAATGGGTCAAGTTTATGGCTTAAATTCACGAGAACTATTAACCCAAATCATTATCCCAGGGTCATTGTCTTCGATTCTCGTGGGTCTGCGCTATGCCTTGGGTATTATGTGGTTGACACTGATTGTGGCTGAGACAATCGCCGCTGATTCTGGCATTGGTTACATGGCGATGAATGCCCGTGAATTTATGCAAACAGATGTGGTAGTGTTGAGCTTAATTTTGTATGCTTTGTTGGGTAAATTGGCTGACGTTGGTGCCAGAGCATTAGAATCAAAATGGCTGGCTTGGAATCCCAATTATCGCCGTTCGTAA
- a CDS encoding ATP-binding cassette domain-containing protein, whose product MISNAKGTRLKVWELTKAFSSKTVLKSLNLEAAPGEFIAIVGRSGCGKSTLLRLVAGLETPTDGGVLLDDEPLRRLNGSIRVMFQDSRLLEWKSVLQNVGLGLKDNWRSQAEWALEEVGLQDRAGEWPSVLSGGQRQRVALARALVSQPRLLLLDEPLGALDALTRIEMQRLIESLWEEQGFTALLVTHDVEEAVALADRVVLIESGKIVLDERVDLPRPRQRGNPKFVEIRERVLERVLRREDIAANDNLVRLSS is encoded by the coding sequence GTGATTTCAAATGCAAAAGGTACGCGTTTAAAAGTTTGGGAATTGACTAAGGCTTTTAGCAGTAAAACTGTTTTAAAGTCATTGAATTTGGAAGCCGCACCTGGAGAGTTTATTGCGATTGTTGGACGCAGTGGTTGCGGTAAAAGTACCCTACTGCGTCTGGTAGCTGGGTTGGAAACACCAACTGATGGCGGAGTGTTACTTGATGATGAACCACTACGCCGCCTCAATGGCTCAATTAGAGTCATGTTTCAAGATTCGCGGTTGCTGGAATGGAAGTCGGTGCTGCAGAATGTCGGCTTAGGCTTAAAGGATAATTGGCGTAGTCAAGCTGAATGGGCGCTAGAAGAAGTCGGACTCCAGGATCGCGCTGGGGAATGGCCTTCTGTACTATCTGGAGGTCAACGCCAACGGGTAGCATTGGCTAGAGCCTTGGTGAGTCAGCCACGGTTGTTGTTACTAGATGAACCTTTGGGCGCTTTGGATGCTCTCACTCGGATTGAAATGCAGCGCTTGATTGAATCTCTGTGGGAAGAACAAGGATTTACAGCTCTGTTGGTGACTCATGATGTAGAAGAGGCTGTAGCATTGGCTGATCGAGTTGTACTAATTGAATCAGGAAAGATTGTTCTCGATGAACGGGTGGATCTTCCACGTCCTCGACAAAGGGGTAATCCAAAATTTGTGGAAATCAGAGAAAGGGTGTTAGAGCGCGTGTTGCGTCGTGAAGACATAGCAGCAAACGACAATTTAGTCCGGCTTTCCAGTTAA
- a CDS encoding D-2-hydroxyacid dehydrogenase has translation MKLILPIEIAAEVEPHIPSDVEIVHVDVDGNFDGDASDAEAYYSWYFVKSASLLKLLAAAPALCWHHAPNAGVNHILTPEVIAAYLERDLILTNGAGVSAIPIAEFVIAYILSHAKRLPELQVLQAQRHWQRGFGIKELTDSTLLIIGAGSIGQEIAARAKPFNLKVYGSRRHPEPLPNFDKIVGADEWRSLLPEADYVVIAAPLTPDTKDLINEEVLRWRSPPKASLSPHAYLINIARGGLVDESALAKALKEGWISGAALDTIVTEPLPPESPLWTLPNVFITPHSTAHSPRGKERSLALFLDNLKRYRAGEPLRNVVDKKAGY, from the coding sequence ATGAAACTCATTTTACCTATCGAGATTGCTGCTGAAGTTGAGCCACATATACCATCTGATGTCGAAATTGTACATGTAGATGTTGATGGCAATTTCGACGGCGATGCTAGCGATGCAGAAGCTTATTATAGTTGGTATTTTGTCAAAAGTGCTTCTTTGTTGAAATTGCTAGCAGCAGCACCCGCACTGTGTTGGCATCATGCACCGAATGCTGGGGTAAATCATATCCTCACACCAGAAGTAATTGCTGCTTATTTAGAACGGGATCTCATCTTAACTAATGGGGCTGGAGTGAGTGCAATTCCCATCGCAGAATTTGTCATCGCTTATATATTATCTCATGCTAAACGTCTGCCAGAATTACAAGTTTTACAGGCTCAACGACACTGGCAAAGAGGCTTTGGTATTAAAGAATTGACCGATAGCACTTTGTTAATTATTGGTGCTGGTAGTATTGGTCAAGAAATTGCCGCCCGTGCTAAACCCTTCAACCTCAAAGTTTACGGTAGCCGTCGTCACCCAGAACCATTACCGAACTTTGATAAAATTGTGGGTGCCGATGAATGGCGATCGCTCTTGCCAGAAGCCGATTATGTAGTTATCGCCGCACCGCTAACCCCAGACACCAAAGACTTAATCAATGAAGAAGTATTGCGTTGGCGTAGCCCGCCGAAGGCATCGCTATCTCCCCACGCCTACCTAATTAACATCGCTCGCGGTGGTTTAGTCGATGAATCGGCATTAGCAAAAGCACTGAAAGAAGGCTGGATTTCAGGTGCTGCTTTAGACACAATTGTTACAGAACCATTACCACCAGAAAGTCCTTTGTGGACACTGCCTAACGTCTTTATCACGCCTCATTCTACAGCCCATTCCCCAAGAGGAAAAGAGCGTTCTTTAGCACTATTTCTCGACAACCTCAAACGCTACCGAGCAGGCGAACCATTACGCAATGTAGTGGATAAGAAGGCGGGGTATTAA
- a CDS encoding glutathione S-transferase family protein, protein MSIQNTVSSWEELLQIASNHTSARRVKRPGQSPSTAPIPSSLHKLPPNTEPSVLLYRDTNSWCPFCERVWFALEEKEIPFATEFIDLSNKPKWYTDLVPTTLVPAAKIEGNLVYESKDILLALEQRFPTPALLPENPEENTIVRQLLEEAETNNFREIAYKFLREAPVEADELVNLRAAFELKLEELEQTLAKYPGPYFFSTFSLIDIMYSPHLDRLAANLPVYRGYHLKGNPRFPRINAWFEALNQRPAYHRVKSDNITNNLLLRRRWGVEPIGNPLPLDTADSANIQYRAEAAERLSDNREVAIADIIKNSGVQALAADGDFTKVKEGVDFHLRQLANYLIHGNGETLPGGRTGGKNSSVDPFFAAVGAITLAYLRNRICAPRDMSAGAATAFRSGIDKLLTSVY, encoded by the coding sequence ATGTCTATTCAAAACACAGTATCGAGTTGGGAAGAACTCTTACAAATTGCTAGCAATCATACTTCTGCACGTCGCGTAAAGAGGCCAGGACAATCTCCTTCTACTGCTCCAATTCCCAGCAGTTTACATAAACTTCCCCCAAACACAGAACCGTCAGTCCTCCTTTACCGAGATACTAATTCCTGGTGTCCTTTTTGTGAGAGAGTTTGGTTTGCACTGGAAGAAAAAGAAATTCCCTTTGCAACAGAGTTTATTGATTTAAGTAATAAACCCAAATGGTACACCGACCTAGTTCCCACAACCCTTGTACCGGCTGCCAAGATTGAGGGAAATTTAGTATATGAATCTAAAGATATTCTCTTGGCTTTAGAACAAAGGTTTCCAACGCCTGCATTATTGCCGGAAAATCCAGAGGAAAATACTATTGTTAGACAGTTGCTTGAAGAAGCGGAGACTAACAATTTTAGAGAGATTGCTTACAAATTTCTCAGAGAAGCACCTGTAGAAGCTGATGAGTTGGTAAATTTACGAGCAGCATTTGAACTGAAGTTAGAAGAACTTGAGCAAACTTTGGCTAAATATCCCGGACCCTACTTTTTCAGCACATTTAGCTTAATAGACATTATGTATAGCCCCCATCTGGATAGATTGGCGGCTAATTTACCTGTGTATCGAGGGTATCATCTCAAAGGAAATCCTCGCTTTCCTCGGATCAATGCTTGGTTTGAAGCACTGAATCAGCGTCCTGCTTATCACCGGGTGAAGTCAGATAATATTACCAACAATTTATTGTTACGTCGCAGATGGGGTGTTGAACCTATTGGAAATCCCTTACCGCTAGATACAGCAGATAGCGCGAATATTCAATATCGAGCCGAAGCAGCAGAGAGACTAAGCGATAATCGGGAAGTGGCGATCGCGGATATTATCAAAAACTCTGGAGTTCAAGCTTTAGCAGCAGATGGTGACTTTACCAAAGTGAAGGAAGGAGTTGATTTTCACCTCCGACAACTAGCTAATTATCTCATTCATGGGAATGGCGAAACTTTACCGGGTGGTCGGACAGGTGGTAAAAATAGCAGTGTTGATCCTTTCTTCGCGGCTGTGGGGGCTATTACTTTGGCATATCTGAGGAATCGTATCTGCGCCCCTCGTGATATGAGTGCTGGAGCAGCAACGGCGTTTCGCTCAGGGATCGATAAATTGTTGACTTCTGTTTATTAA